In one Pseudomonas sp. R84 genomic region, the following are encoded:
- a CDS encoding DUF748 domain-containing protein, with product MKPHMPKGLIRAIGALLTALALYSLLGFLILPGIALRVANQQLANYATVPAHIQRVELNPFSLEVTLWGLVIGEPGKEQIGFDRLYADLQIDSLWTKALHLANIELDKPKTEILFAKDGKLNLLGLFNVPASEPTPADPNAKPFPLRIDNIKLAGGVVHFEDVRPSEPIEFLYDDLSFELKNLSTLPEDSADMTLVAIGPAGGRIDWSGNFSLIPFTSEGTLKVTDGKMKAFWPYVRDSVPLVLEDGVISLSSEYKLNLSKETELQLNNVAVSIAPFAIKAPDGRPLAKLERLDVSETSVDLAKQQVVVGKIRSNKLETWAALEADGQLDWQKLFASQPSKPAAKAAAEPADTPAAADSPKAEPTAPSKPWQVLLKDVQLRNYTVHLADRSATPAVALDITPLNVDLQDFDSLNGSPFQLKLDSGVGKQGKITADGTVNLAPVNAQLNVKTQDIDLRVAQSYINPFIRLELRSGMLGSDLKVNLKSTEPLALSVTGRAQIDQLHTLDTLKTRDFLKWQQVVVEGLNYQHGDSLSIDKVNLFQPYVRFMINDDRTTNIDDLLIPQPADSGTKTTAAKPASNEKPLGIHIGGIAINDGSANFADFSLTPNFATAVQQLNGQIGTIDSRQAKPASVDIKGKVDRYAPVTIKGAVNPFDPMASLDIATSFKRVELTTLTPYSGKFAGYRIRKGRLNLDLHYLITKGQLKAENKVVVEQLQLGEKVDSPDAVSLPLKLAIALLKDVDGKISIELPVTGDLNNPQFSVMPIVWQTLRNLIVKAAAAPFKMIGGLISGGSSQDLGTVSFAPGSSELSKDAEAALIKLSQALKERPALRLEIEGTAAKSSDGPLLAEQRLEREYQYNYYKMLQRRGDKVPAQASLLQVPDSEKGPLLEGIYRTRLKTQPPAEWKDLGKEERTAKMREGVIQFWSGSDVLLRQLGQDRASSIKDYLVDKGQLADDRVYFIDANLGEAESDGRVVTQMHLDAE from the coding sequence ATGAAGCCGCACATGCCCAAAGGATTGATTCGCGCGATTGGCGCCCTGTTGACTGCTCTGGCCCTCTACAGCCTGCTGGGGTTTCTGATTTTGCCAGGCATCGCCCTGCGTGTGGCCAATCAACAACTGGCCAATTACGCCACGGTGCCTGCGCATATCCAGCGTGTCGAACTCAACCCGTTCAGCCTTGAAGTCACCCTGTGGGGGCTGGTCATTGGCGAGCCGGGCAAGGAGCAGATCGGTTTCGATCGCCTGTACGCCGACCTGCAAATCGACAGCCTGTGGACCAAAGCCCTGCATCTGGCGAACATCGAGCTGGACAAGCCGAAGACTGAAATCCTTTTCGCCAAAGACGGCAAGCTCAACCTGCTGGGCCTGTTCAATGTGCCGGCCAGTGAGCCGACACCGGCCGATCCGAACGCCAAGCCCTTCCCGCTGCGCATCGACAACATCAAACTGGCCGGCGGCGTCGTGCACTTTGAGGACGTGCGCCCGAGCGAGCCCATCGAGTTTCTCTACGATGACCTGAGCTTCGAATTGAAAAACCTCAGCACCCTCCCCGAAGACAGCGCCGACATGACCCTGGTCGCCATCGGCCCCGCTGGCGGCCGGATCGACTGGAGTGGCAATTTCAGCCTGATCCCGTTCACCTCCGAAGGCACCCTGAAAGTCACCGACGGCAAGATGAAAGCCTTCTGGCCCTACGTGCGTGATTCAGTGCCCTTGGTGCTTGAAGACGGTGTGATCAGTCTCAGCAGCGAATACAAACTCAATCTGTCGAAAGAAACCGAACTGCAGTTGAACAACGTGGCGGTGAGCATCGCGCCGTTTGCCATCAAAGCCCCGGACGGACGGCCACTGGCGAAACTCGAACGCCTCGACGTCAGCGAAACCTCGGTGGATCTGGCCAAGCAACAAGTCGTGGTCGGCAAGATCCGCAGCAACAAACTGGAAACCTGGGCAGCCCTTGAAGCCGACGGACAACTGGACTGGCAGAAACTGTTCGCCAGCCAACCGTCGAAACCCGCCGCCAAAGCCGCCGCAGAACCGGCAGACACGCCGGCCGCTGCCGACTCGCCAAAAGCTGAACCCACTGCGCCGAGCAAGCCTTGGCAGGTGCTGCTCAAAGACGTGCAATTGCGTAACTACACCGTGCATCTGGCCGACCGTTCGGCAACACCTGCGGTGGCACTGGATATCACCCCGCTGAACGTCGACCTGCAAGACTTCGACAGCCTCAACGGTTCGCCCTTCCAGCTCAAGCTCGATAGCGGCGTGGGCAAGCAAGGCAAGATCACGGCCGACGGCACCGTCAATCTCGCCCCGGTCAACGCCCAGCTCAATGTGAAAACCCAGGACATCGACCTGCGCGTCGCACAGTCCTACATCAACCCGTTCATTCGCCTGGAACTGCGCAGCGGCATGCTCGGCAGTGATCTGAAGGTCAATCTGAAAAGCACCGAACCGCTGGCGCTCAGCGTCACCGGACGGGCGCAGATCGATCAACTGCACACCCTCGACACTCTGAAAACCCGCGACTTCCTCAAGTGGCAGCAGGTGGTCGTCGAAGGCCTGAATTATCAACACGGCGACAGCCTGTCGATCGACAAGGTCAACCTGTTCCAGCCTTATGTGCGGTTCATGATCAACGATGATCGCACCACCAACATTGACGATCTGCTGATTCCGCAGCCCGCCGACAGCGGCACCAAAACCACAGCGGCGAAACCGGCCAGCAACGAAAAACCGCTGGGCATTCACATTGGCGGCATCGCCATCAACGACGGCTCGGCCAACTTCGCCGACTTCAGCCTGACGCCGAACTTCGCCACCGCCGTGCAGCAGCTCAACGGCCAGATCGGCACCATCGACAGCCGTCAGGCGAAACCGGCCAGCGTCGACATCAAAGGCAAGGTCGACCGCTATGCACCGGTGACCATCAAGGGCGCGGTGAATCCGTTCGACCCGATGGCCAGCCTCGACATCGCTACCAGTTTCAAACGCGTCGAGCTGACCACGTTGACGCCCTACTCCGGCAAATTCGCCGGGTACCGCATCCGCAAAGGCCGGCTCAACCTCGACCTGCATTACCTGATCACCAAGGGCCAGCTCAAAGCCGAAAACAAAGTGGTGGTCGAGCAATTGCAGCTCGGCGAAAAAGTCGACAGCCCGGATGCCGTGAGCCTGCCGCTGAAATTGGCGATTGCCTTGCTCAAGGATGTCGACGGCAAGATCTCCATCGAATTGCCGGTGACCGGCGACTTGAACAACCCGCAGTTCAGCGTGATGCCGATTGTCTGGCAGACCCTGCGCAACCTGATCGTCAAAGCCGCCGCCGCGCCATTCAAGATGATTGGCGGCCTGATCAGTGGTGGCAGTTCGCAAGACCTTGGCACCGTGTCGTTTGCTCCGGGTTCCAGCGAGTTGAGCAAGGATGCCGAAGCGGCGCTGATCAAACTGTCTCAGGCGCTGAAGGAGCGTCCGGCACTGCGTCTGGAGATCGAAGGCACGGCCGCCAAAAGCAGTGACGGCCCGTTGCTCGCCGAGCAGCGTCTGGAACGTGAATACCAGTACAACTACTACAAGATGCTCCAGCGTCGTGGCGATAAAGTCCCGGCTCAGGCGTCGCTGCTGCAAGTGCCCGACAGCGAGAAAGGTCCACTGCTCGAGGGCATTTACCGCACCCGCCTGAAAACCCAGCCGCCGGCCGAATGGAAGGATCTGGGCAAGGAAGAACGCACGGCGAAGATGCGCGAAGGGGTGATCCAGTTCTGGAGTGGCAGCGATGTGTTGCTGCGCCAATTGGGTCAGGACCGTGCCAGCAGCATCAAGGATTATCTGGTTGATAAAGGCCAACTGGCAGACGACCGCGTGTACTTCATCGACGCCAATCTGGGTGAAGCCGAGAGCGATGGCCGCGTAGTAACGCAAATGCATCTGGATGCCGAGTGA
- a CDS encoding DUF2845 domain-containing protein has protein sequence MKPQWLALIAMTFAASHASASDTLRCGSQLISLGDRSSEVLQKCGEPVSRDLLGYKRSANRREEFQVEEWTYGPSNGMFQYLRFEGNRLRQINSKRGN, from the coding sequence ATGAAACCGCAGTGGCTGGCCTTGATCGCAATGACGTTCGCGGCCAGTCACGCCTCGGCGTCCGATACCCTGCGCTGCGGCAGTCAGTTGATCAGCCTTGGCGACCGCTCAAGCGAAGTCCTGCAAAAGTGCGGTGAGCCGGTCAGTCGCGATTTGCTCGGCTACAAGCGCAGCGCCAATCGCCGCGAGGAGTTTCAGGTCGAGGAATGGACCTACGGCCCAAGTAACGGCATGTTTCAATACCTGCGCTTCGAAGGCAATCGCCTGCGCCAGATCAACAGCAAACGCGGTAACTGA
- a CDS encoding BON domain-containing protein — MKKFAITAAAATALTLTMASGAFAQSTQATQAPMTLAAGEVTQAKEATSDTWITTKVKADLVTEKGIPGTDIKVETNKGVVSLSSTTAVTESQKDVAVAIAKKIKGVKAVSADGLKAE, encoded by the coding sequence ATGAAGAAGTTCGCTATCACTGCCGCTGCTGCTACCGCGCTGACCCTGACCATGGCTTCCGGTGCATTCGCACAATCCACTCAGGCTACCCAGGCTCCAATGACTCTGGCTGCCGGTGAAGTCACCCAGGCTAAAGAAGCTACTTCTGACACTTGGATCACCACCAAAGTCAAAGCTGACTTGGTCACCGAAAAAGGCATTCCAGGCACTGACATCAAAGTAGAAACCAACAAAGGCGTTGTATCGCTGTCGTCGACTACTGCTGTAACTGAATCGCAGAAAGACGTTGCTGTTGCGATCGCCAAGAAAATCAAAGGCGTCAAAGCGGTCTCCGCTGACGGCCTGAAAGCCGAGTAA
- a CDS encoding pilin, which translates to MKKQQGFTLIELLIVVAIIGILATIALPQYSKYQARSKVTAGLAEISALKVPFEDTINQGTNPTLAIVKGDAATSTSNCALTASGTAADGAGTIVCTIANAPAPVLGKTITLTRTATTGWACTTNVSPDYSPKGCTASGT; encoded by the coding sequence ATGAAAAAACAACAAGGTTTTACTCTGATCGAACTGCTGATCGTGGTGGCGATCATCGGGATTCTGGCGACCATCGCCTTGCCGCAGTATTCCAAGTATCAGGCGCGGTCGAAGGTAACGGCGGGGCTGGCGGAGATCAGTGCGCTGAAGGTGCCGTTTGAAGACACCATCAATCAAGGAACCAATCCGACACTGGCCATCGTGAAGGGCGATGCGGCGACCTCGACATCCAATTGCGCGCTGACGGCCTCCGGTACTGCCGCCGATGGTGCGGGAACAATCGTTTGTACGATCGCCAACGCGCCAGCTCCTGTGCTGGGTAAAACAATCACTCTGACACGTACCGCCACCACTGGGTGGGCGTGTACTACAAACGTGTCGCCGGATTACTCGCCTAAAGGCTGCACCGCCAGTGGTACATAA
- the pilB gene encoding type IV-A pilus assembly ATPase PilB yields MNDIALSGLAKQLVQAELLTEKGAQQAWQQAQRNRLSLVSYLVQNKLVKSSQVAEIASEHFGMAFLDLNCLDKETQPKGLVSEKLVRQHHALPLWRRGNKLFVGISDPSNHQAINDIQFSTGLSTEAILVEDDKLTDAIEKFFDTHTSGLEDMADVDLDGLDVESIDDSKQEAIGGLDADDAPVVRFVHKMLLDAIKSGSSDLHFEPYEKNYRVRVRTDGILREVAKPPVQLAGRIAARLKVMASLDISERRKPQDGRIKMRLSKSKSIDFRVNTLPTLWGEKVVIRILDPSSAQIGIDALGYEPEQKDLYMAALKQPQGMILVTGPTGSGKTVSLYTGLNILNTVDINISTAEDPVEINMEGINQVNVNPKQGLDFAQALRSFLRQDPDVIMVGEIRDLETAEIAIKAAQTGHLVLSTLHTNSAAETLTRLHNMGIPGFNIATSVSLIIAQRLARKLCSHCKKPIEIPRETLIKEGFPEERIGHFTIYEPVGCDHCNGGYKGRVGIYEVVKNTPELQRLIMAEGNSLEIDIQMRRDGFDDLRTSGLHKAMQGITSLEEINRVTKD; encoded by the coding sequence ATGAATGACATCGCTCTGAGCGGTCTGGCCAAACAATTGGTGCAGGCCGAACTGCTCACGGAAAAAGGCGCCCAGCAAGCCTGGCAACAGGCCCAGCGCAATCGCCTGTCGCTGGTCAGCTATCTGGTGCAGAACAAACTGGTGAAAAGCTCACAGGTCGCCGAGATCGCTTCCGAGCACTTCGGCATGGCGTTCCTCGATCTCAACTGTCTGGACAAGGAAACCCAGCCCAAAGGCCTGGTCAGCGAAAAACTCGTACGCCAGCATCACGCCCTGCCTTTGTGGCGACGCGGCAACAAGCTGTTCGTGGGGATTTCCGACCCGAGCAATCATCAAGCGATCAACGACATTCAGTTCAGTACCGGGCTGAGCACCGAAGCCATTCTGGTCGAGGACGACAAGCTCACCGATGCCATCGAGAAGTTCTTCGACACCCACACCAGTGGCCTGGAAGACATGGCCGATGTCGATCTCGATGGCCTCGATGTCGAATCAATCGACGACAGCAAACAGGAGGCCATCGGTGGCCTCGATGCCGACGATGCGCCGGTGGTGCGTTTCGTTCACAAGATGCTGCTAGACGCGATCAAGAGCGGCTCATCCGACTTGCACTTCGAACCTTACGAGAAGAACTACCGGGTGCGGGTGCGCACCGACGGCATCCTGCGCGAGGTGGCCAAGCCACCGGTTCAACTGGCCGGGCGCATCGCCGCACGCCTGAAAGTCATGGCCAGCCTCGATATCTCGGAACGGCGCAAACCGCAGGACGGGCGGATCAAGATGCGTCTGTCGAAGAGCAAGTCGATCGATTTCCGCGTCAACACCTTGCCGACCCTGTGGGGCGAGAAAGTGGTGATCCGGATCCTCGACCCGTCCAGTGCGCAGATCGGCATCGACGCCCTTGGCTATGAACCAGAGCAGAAAGACCTGTACATGGCCGCGCTCAAGCAGCCACAGGGCATGATTCTGGTCACCGGGCCCACCGGATCGGGTAAAACCGTGTCGCTGTACACCGGCCTGAATATCCTCAACACCGTCGACATCAACATCTCCACCGCTGAAGACCCGGTGGAAATCAACATGGAAGGCATCAACCAGGTCAACGTCAATCCCAAACAAGGACTCGACTTTGCTCAGGCGCTGCGCTCGTTTCTGCGCCAGGACCCGGACGTGATCATGGTCGGCGAGATCCGCGATCTGGAAACCGCCGAGATCGCGATCAAGGCTGCGCAGACCGGTCACCTGGTGCTCTCGACCCTGCATACCAACAGCGCCGCGGAAACTCTGACGCGCCTGCATAACATGGGCATTCCCGGTTTCAACATCGCCACGTCGGTCAGTCTGATCATCGCCCAGCGCCTGGCGCGCAAACTGTGCAGCCACTGCAAGAAGCCCATCGAGATCCCACGCGAAACTTTGATCAAGGAAGGCTTCCCCGAGGAACGCATCGGTCATTTCACGATCTACGAGCCGGTCGGTTGCGATCACTGCAACGGCGGTTACAAGGGACGCGTGGGGATTTATGAAGTGGTGAAAAACACACCGGAGCTGCAACGCTTGATCATGGCCGAAGGCAACTCGCTGGAAATCGACATTCAAATGCGCCGCGACGGCTTCGACGACCTGCGCACCTCCGGGCTGCACAAGGCCATGCAAGGCATCACCAGCCTTGAAGAAATCAACCGGGTCACCAAGGACTGA
- a CDS encoding type II secretion system F family protein, with product MAVKAAKISIYAWEGTDRKGSKVTGELSGQNPALIKAQLRKQGINPGKVRKKTASLLSFGKRIKAQDIALFTRQMATMMKAGVPLLQSFDIIGEGFENPAMRKLVDEVKQEVAAGNSFATALRKKPQYFDELYCNLVDAGEQSGALDTLLERVATYKEKSERLKAKIKKAMTYPTAVVLVAAVVTGILLVKVVPQFQSVFSGFGAELPAFTLMVISLSEFMQQWWWAILGALVVTIFGTRHALKTSQALRDRKDTWLLKLPLVGTLMYKSAVARFARTLSTTFAAGVPLVEALDSVAGATGNVVFKRAVLRIRQDVSTGMQLNFSMRSTGVFPNMAVQMTAIGEESGALDEMLDKVAGFYEEEVDNMVDNLTSLMEPFIMVVLGVIVGGLVVAMYLPIFQLGSAI from the coding sequence ATGGCGGTCAAGGCAGCGAAAATCAGCATTTATGCCTGGGAAGGCACGGACAGGAAAGGCAGCAAAGTCACTGGCGAATTAAGTGGACAGAACCCTGCACTGATCAAGGCACAACTGCGTAAACAGGGGATCAATCCCGGCAAAGTACGCAAGAAGACCGCGTCGTTGTTGAGCTTTGGCAAACGCATCAAAGCCCAGGACATTGCTCTGTTCACCCGGCAGATGGCGACCATGATGAAGGCTGGTGTGCCGCTGCTGCAGTCGTTCGACATCATTGGCGAAGGCTTTGAAAACCCGGCCATGCGCAAACTGGTGGACGAGGTGAAGCAGGAGGTCGCGGCCGGTAACAGCTTCGCCACAGCCCTGCGCAAGAAGCCGCAGTATTTCGACGAGTTGTATTGCAATCTGGTCGACGCCGGCGAGCAGTCCGGCGCACTCGACACGTTGCTGGAACGGGTCGCGACCTATAAGGAAAAAAGCGAACGGCTCAAGGCCAAGATCAAAAAAGCCATGACCTACCCCACCGCCGTGGTGCTGGTGGCAGCAGTCGTGACCGGAATACTGCTGGTTAAAGTGGTGCCGCAGTTTCAGTCGGTGTTTTCCGGTTTCGGCGCAGAGCTGCCGGCCTTCACGCTGATGGTGATCAGTCTGTCGGAATTCATGCAGCAATGGTGGTGGGCGATTCTCGGCGCGCTGGTCGTGACGATCTTTGGTACTCGCCATGCACTGAAAACATCTCAGGCATTACGCGATCGCAAAGACACCTGGCTATTGAAACTGCCCTTGGTGGGCACGCTGATGTACAAATCCGCCGTGGCGCGATTCGCTCGAACCCTGTCGACCACATTCGCTGCCGGTGTGCCGCTGGTGGAAGCGCTCGACTCGGTGGCCGGCGCCACCGGCAACGTGGTGTTCAAGCGTGCTGTGCTGCGGATTCGTCAGGACGTCTCGACCGGCATGCAGCTGAATTTTTCGATGCGCAGCACCGGGGTCTTTCCCAACATGGCCGTGCAAATGACCGCGATCGGCGAAGAGTCCGGCGCGCTGGATGAGATGCTCGACAAGGTCGCGGGGTTTTACGAAGAGGAAGTGGATAACATGGTCGACAACCTCACCAGCCTTATGGAGCCATTTATCATGGTGGTGCTGGGGGTAATCGTCGGTGGGCTGGTGGTGGCCATGTATTTGCCGATCTTCCAACTTGGCTCAGCGATCTGA
- a CDS encoding A24 family peptidase, with protein sequence MPIEELFALYPLAFVFTALLLGLVVGSFLNVLIWRLPKMLERDWRQQAHDVLGLPGETPLPTYNLMLPHSECPHCAHRIRPWENIPLLSYLWLRGRCSACTAPISKRYPLTELACGLLSAFIAWHFGFGWPACLLIVLTWGLLAMSLIDTEHQLLPDVLVLPLLWLGLIVNSFGLFVPLHDALWGAVAGYLALWSVFWLFKLLTGKDGIGHGDFKLLALLGAWGGWQILPLTILLSSLVGAIIGVILLRLRNEKTSTPIPFGPYLAIAGWIALLWGGQITDFYWQFVGLK encoded by the coding sequence ATGCCTATCGAAGAACTGTTCGCCCTGTATCCGCTGGCCTTTGTCTTCACCGCCCTGCTGCTGGGTCTGGTGGTCGGCAGCTTCCTCAACGTGCTGATCTGGCGTCTGCCGAAAATGCTCGAGCGCGACTGGCGCCAGCAGGCCCACGATGTGCTCGGTTTGCCTGGTGAAACGCCGCTGCCCACTTACAACCTGATGCTGCCGCACTCCGAATGTCCGCATTGCGCCCACCGGATTCGCCCGTGGGAAAACATTCCCCTGTTGAGTTACCTGTGGCTGCGCGGGCGCTGCTCTGCGTGTACCGCACCGATCAGCAAACGTTATCCACTAACCGAACTGGCCTGTGGGTTGCTCTCGGCCTTCATCGCCTGGCACTTCGGTTTCGGTTGGCCGGCGTGCCTGTTGATCGTCCTCACCTGGGGTTTGCTGGCGATGAGTCTGATCGACACCGAGCATCAACTGTTGCCCGATGTGCTGGTACTGCCGTTGCTGTGGCTAGGGCTGATCGTCAACAGCTTCGGCTTGTTCGTGCCGTTGCACGATGCACTGTGGGGCGCGGTGGCCGGTTACCTGGCGCTGTGGTCAGTATTCTGGCTGTTCAAACTGCTGACCGGCAAGGACGGCATCGGCCACGGTGATTTCAAGCTGCTGGCGTTGCTTGGAGCGTGGGGCGGCTGGCAGATTTTGCCGCTGACGATCCTGTTGTCATCGCTGGTCGGCGCCATTATCGGGGTGATTTTGCTGCGCTTGCGTAATGAGAAAACCTCGACCCCCATCCCCTTCGGCCCCTATCTGGCAATTGCCGGCTGGATTGCCTTGCTCTGGGGTGGTCAAATAACCGACTTCTATTGGCAGTTTGTCGGTTTGAAATGA
- the coaE gene encoding dephospho-CoA kinase (Dephospho-CoA kinase (CoaE) performs the final step in coenzyme A biosynthesis.), whose translation MNTPVEKSWILGLTGGIGSGKSAAAQHFIDLGIHVVDADHAARWVVEPGRPALAKIAEHFGPGVLLADGTLDRAALRKLIFEVPEERRWLEALLHPLIAEEIAHHLALAKSPYAILVSPLLIESGQYAMTQRILVIDAPQQLQIERTLQRDQTSEEQVQAILKAQSSREDRVNRADDVVVNDRDLAWLHSEVERLHHLYLTLSGGHA comes from the coding sequence ATGAATACCCCTGTGGAAAAATCCTGGATTCTCGGCCTCACCGGCGGCATCGGCAGCGGCAAAAGCGCGGCGGCCCAGCACTTCATTGATCTGGGTATCCACGTGGTGGATGCCGATCATGCGGCGCGCTGGGTGGTAGAGCCGGGGCGTCCGGCGCTGGCAAAGATTGCCGAACACTTCGGCCCCGGCGTGCTGCTGGCCGATGGCACGCTGGATCGCGCCGCCCTGCGCAAACTGATCTTTGAAGTGCCGGAAGAACGCCGCTGGCTCGAAGCCCTGCTGCATCCGTTGATCGCCGAGGAAATCGCCCATCACCTGGCGCTGGCAAAATCGCCTTACGCGATTCTGGTTTCGCCGTTGTTGATCGAATCCGGGCAATACGCGATGACTCAGCGCATTCTGGTGATCGACGCCCCGCAACAACTGCAGATCGAACGCACCTTGCAGCGTGACCAGACCAGCGAAGAGCAGGTTCAGGCGATCCTCAAGGCCCAGTCGAGCCGCGAAGATCGCGTGAATCGTGCCGACGACGTGGTGGTCAACGACCGCGACCTCGCCTGGCTGCACAGCGAGGTCGAGCGTCTGCATCAC